In Leclercia sp. LSNIH1, the genomic stretch TTAGCCTGTCCCAGCTGTTCTGCGGCACGGCTAAAACTGCCGCTCTCAACGACTGCGACAAATATCGCCAGCTCGTCAGACGTTGCTTTCATTGTTGCTTTATCCGCAAAATTGTATTGATACTTTGAGCATTTTTGTTATTTAAACACTGGCGCATACTCCGTGTCATCTTTATCCTGATGAGACGGAGTTATTTATGCCTCTGGCGCTACTTGCCCTGACGATCAGTGCCTTTGCAATCGGCACGACTGAATTTGTTATTGTAGGTCTGGTTCCTACCATTGCTGACCAACTTGCCATCTCGCTGCCTTCGGCGGGTTTACTGGTCTCTATCTATGCCCTCGGTGTGGCTATCGGCGCACCGGTACTGACCGCACTCACAGGCCGTCTGCCGCGTAAACAGCTGCTGATGGCGTTGATGGTGCTGTTTACCGCAGGCAACATCCTTGCCTGGCAGGCACCTGATTATACAACCCTGGTCATTGCCCGCCTCCTGACGGGGCTGGCTCATGGTGTCTTCTTCTCCATCGGCTCGACAATTGCGACGAGCCTGGTGCCGAAAGAGAAAGCGGCCTCTGCTATTGCCATTATGTTTGGCGGTTTAACCGTAGCCCTGGTGACAGGTGTACCGCTGGGCACCTTTATTGGGCAACATTTTGGCTGGCGTGAAACCTTCCCCGCGGTCTCTCTGCTGGGCGTGATTGCGCTGATTAGCAGTCTGGTGCTGATCCCGTCCACTATTCCGGGACGCGCGGCAGCGACGCTGCGCGATCAGCTGAAAGGGCTGACTCATCCTCGTCTGCTGATGATCTATGCCATTACGGCGCTGGGCTATGGCGGTGTGTTTACCGCATTTACCTTCCTGGCGCCAATGATGCAGGATCTGGCAGGGTTCTCACCGAGCGCAGTAAGCTGGATCCTGCTGGGCTATGGCGTTTCGGTGGCGATCGGCAATATCTGGGGCGGAAAGCTGGCCGATAAGCATGGCGCAGTCCCGGCGCTGAAAATTATCTTTGCTGCCCTGGTAGTGCTTTTACTGGTCTTCCAGTTCACCGCTTCCATACAGTATGCCGCGCTGGGTACGGTACTGGTAATGGGGATCTTCGCCTTCGGTAACGTACCGGGTTTACAGGTCTATGTCGTGCAGAAAGCCGAACACTATACACCCAACGCCGTGGATGTTGCTTCCGGTCTTAATATCGCCGCGTTTAATGTCGGTATCGCCCTGGGTTCCATTATTGGTGGGCAGACGGTCGAGCATTTTGGTCTGTCGCAAACGCCGTGGATTGGGGCGGTCATTGTTCTCGTGGCGTTTCTGTTGATTGGCCTGAGTGGTCGTCTGGATAAGCCCGCGCGCGTTACTCTCGGATAACTTTATGTAAGTACTTACCGACAAAACAGCTCAGCGGAATCTGAGTAACTCAGTAGTTTCTTAGTAATAGCGTTGAAAGTGTGAGCTGAAAACCCTATAACATTAGAACCCGCTCCTGTTTCTGGACGGGTTCAAGTTGATAGGGGTCGTTTCACACCGTGCGAAAAAATACCTATGCCATGCGTTATGTTGCCGGACAGCCAGCGGAGCGAATTTTACCTCCGGGGTCGTTTGCGAGCATTGGCCAGGCATTGCCTGCGGGTGCGCCTTTAAGCAGCGACGAAAAAATTCGGGTGCTGGTATGGAATATCTTTAAACAGCAACGCGCCGAATGGTTATCCGTCCTGCAGAATTTTGGTAAAGATGCTCATCTGGTGCTGCTGCAGGAGGCGCAAACCACACCTGAACTGGTCAGGTTTGCGACCACTAACTATCTCGCTGCTGACCAGGTGCCGGCATTTGTCTTACCCCAGCATCCGTCAGGGGTGATG encodes the following:
- a CDS encoding MFS transporter, with the translated sequence MPLALLALTISAFAIGTTEFVIVGLVPTIADQLAISLPSAGLLVSIYALGVAIGAPVLTALTGRLPRKQLLMALMVLFTAGNILAWQAPDYTTLVIARLLTGLAHGVFFSIGSTIATSLVPKEKAASAIAIMFGGLTVALVTGVPLGTFIGQHFGWRETFPAVSLLGVIALISSLVLIPSTIPGRAAATLRDQLKGLTHPRLLMIYAITALGYGGVFTAFTFLAPMMQDLAGFSPSAVSWILLGYGVSVAIGNIWGGKLADKHGAVPALKIIFAALVVLLLVFQFTASIQYAALGTVLVMGIFAFGNVPGLQVYVVQKAEHYTPNAVDVASGLNIAAFNVGIALGSIIGGQTVEHFGLSQTPWIGAVIVLVAFLLIGLSGRLDKPARVTLG